Proteins co-encoded in one Bremerella sp. TYQ1 genomic window:
- a CDS encoding DUF1559 domain-containing protein — MKKRGFTLVELLVVIAIIGVLIALLLPAVQQAREAARKIQCRNNLKQVVLALHNHHDTFGKLPSYRTDNTFWCWAAQILPFMEQDNLHEVMGVTDYTFPEAVNGTVSVQATDALKTVIPGLRCPSTTGPETFTHDSVEYGAISYAASRGYGQAGWDQDKAANTGAINVVGLEFSAITDGLSNTFAIGEVSAHANKWESGPRGWAFWAGTPGNSYLERQNTLSRCVSFPMNSPHHWGFTSQHTGGAFFSFCDGSVQFISEDIEFEKNGTPNGWFGGDGVRDQIYQNASGMGVYQLLGIRDDGQTVSLP, encoded by the coding sequence ATGAAAAAGCGTGGCTTCACGCTCGTCGAGCTGCTCGTTGTTATCGCCATCATTGGTGTTTTAATTGCCCTTCTCCTTCCTGCTGTGCAACAGGCCCGAGAAGCAGCTCGCAAGATCCAGTGTCGTAACAATCTCAAACAAGTCGTGCTGGCGCTGCATAACCATCACGATACCTTTGGAAAGCTGCCTTCCTATCGAACCGACAATACGTTCTGGTGTTGGGCCGCGCAAATCTTGCCTTTTATGGAACAAGACAATTTGCACGAAGTGATGGGCGTCACGGATTACACTTTCCCTGAAGCCGTCAACGGTACCGTCAGTGTACAAGCTACCGACGCCCTGAAGACCGTCATCCCAGGCCTCCGTTGCCCATCGACGACGGGACCGGAAACGTTCACGCACGATTCGGTCGAGTATGGTGCGATCAGTTACGCTGCCAGCCGAGGGTACGGTCAAGCCGGATGGGACCAGGACAAAGCTGCTAATACCGGTGCCATCAACGTTGTGGGTTTGGAATTTTCGGCGATCACCGATGGTCTTTCCAACACGTTTGCCATTGGTGAAGTTTCCGCACATGCCAACAAGTGGGAAAGTGGTCCTCGCGGTTGGGCCTTCTGGGCCGGCACGCCAGGCAACAGCTACCTGGAACGCCAGAACACGCTGTCGCGTTGCGTTTCGTTCCCCATGAACAGCCCACACCACTGGGGCTTTACCAGTCAACACACCGGTGGCGCGTTCTTCTCCTTCTGCGACGGTTCGGTTCAGTTCATCTCGGAAGACATCGAATTCGAGAAGAACGGCACACCTAACGGCTGGTTCGGTGGCGATGGCGTTCGCGATCAGATCTACCAGAATGCAAGTGGTATGGGCGTCTATCAGTTGCTCGGCATTCGTGACGATGGCCAGACGGTTAGTCTGCCGTAG
- a CDS encoding Ig-like domain-containing protein, which yields MKRPIHYGFFAAMLIGLAASVGCGSGALPSLSGTVTIDGNPAPAGVALQFSPTSEGGSPSYAQTDANGNYEAQFSFNKTGIQPGEHSVKLIPGSVETPMPEIGPNGRPVGPAPKNPLSGLPKTYWEEIEVITVQPGPNAHDIVLKSE from the coding sequence ATGAAACGTCCCATTCACTACGGTTTCTTCGCGGCAATGCTAATCGGGCTTGCCGCGTCGGTTGGCTGCGGCAGCGGAGCGTTGCCTTCGCTGTCAGGCACCGTCACCATCGACGGCAATCCAGCTCCTGCTGGCGTTGCGTTGCAGTTTTCGCCGACAAGCGAAGGAGGTTCCCCTTCGTACGCTCAGACCGATGCCAACGGAAACTACGAGGCTCAGTTCTCGTTCAACAAAACCGGCATCCAGCCAGGCGAGCATTCGGTCAAGCTGATCCCAGGCTCCGTCGAAACGCCCATGCCCGAGATCGGCCCCAACGGTCGCCCCGTCGGCCCAGCCCCGAAGAACCCACTGTCAGGCCTTCCCAAAACCTACTGGGAAGAAATCGAAGTCATCACCGTCCAACCCGGCCCCAACGCCCACGACATTGTGCTGAAGTCGGAGTAA
- a CDS encoding DUF1559 domain-containing protein, whose product MKKRGFTLVELLVVIAIIGVLIALLLPAVQQAREAARRMQCNNNLKQIGLGLHNFHDTYGEFPASYGFNDQANAASWRKAWGWGARILPFLEQSALHDQLGVSTQEFDDLLPGNTSTSWPAAGVALMRTPLDAFICPSDPGEEINTSVDFCHTGGPDSTKPAKSNYAGVMGHYTTNWYASPTASIPNQHGLMNAQKGTRMADITDGTSNTFAVGERDSIHHAAYWVGTGNVNSESSWSSPKAIGRTFGQKVNQPLVGRFYLAFSSLHPGGANFLYGDGSVHFISETIDSREGLKHDGGAAAWYTSYSELDTSTVGVYQRLGLRDDGQPLGSY is encoded by the coding sequence ATGAAAAAGCGCGGCTTTACGCTCGTCGAGCTCTTGGTGGTCATCGCCATTATTGGTGTCTTGATCGCACTATTGTTGCCTGCGGTTCAACAAGCCCGTGAAGCGGCTCGTCGGATGCAGTGCAACAACAATCTCAAGCAAATCGGCCTCGGCTTGCACAACTTTCACGATACCTATGGCGAATTCCCGGCCAGCTACGGCTTCAACGATCAAGCCAACGCCGCCAGCTGGCGAAAAGCCTGGGGCTGGGGCGCTCGTATTTTGCCATTCCTTGAACAGTCGGCACTGCACGACCAGCTTGGCGTCTCGACGCAAGAGTTCGACGACTTGTTGCCAGGTAATACGTCGACGAGTTGGCCGGCCGCTGGTGTCGCGCTGATGCGTACGCCGCTGGATGCATTTATCTGCCCCAGCGATCCTGGCGAAGAGATCAACACGTCGGTCGACTTCTGCCACACCGGTGGACCTGATTCGACCAAGCCAGCCAAGAGCAACTACGCCGGCGTCATGGGTCACTACACCACCAACTGGTACGCTTCCCCCACGGCCAGCATTCCGAACCAGCATGGTTTGATGAATGCCCAAAAGGGAACGCGCATGGCCGACATCACCGACGGCACGAGTAATACGTTTGCTGTTGGCGAACGTGACTCGATTCACCACGCCGCTTATTGGGTCGGCACCGGCAACGTCAACTCCGAGTCGTCCTGGTCTTCTCCGAAGGCAATCGGGCGAACGTTTGGCCAGAAAGTCAATCAACCGCTCGTGGGTCGTTTCTACCTGGCATTTTCCAGTCTGCATCCTGGCGGAGCCAACTTCCTTTACGGCGACGGTAGCGTTCACTTCATCAGCGAAACGATCGACTCGCGCGAAGGCTTGAAGCATGATGGCGGCGCCGCTGCATGGTACACGTCGTACAGCGAGCTCGACACGTCTACGGTCGGTGTCTATCAGCGACTCGGCTTGCGTGACGATGGCCAACCACTCGGCTCGTACTAA